The Solanum lycopersicum chromosome 9, SLM_r2.1 genome window below encodes:
- the LOC101252526 gene encoding pentatricopeptide repeat-containing protein At1g71490 yields the protein MPSSFSVQRSNLLLSQIQKFIPKKWTSVRESNTRKNCGQTLLCSSHECISGPCKGSNESMVDCLLTTLKDFAGQGHICKAFRTFSLIRTHVSSQTPCDLVIQSLSSLLLCCTNSKSLSEGKQIHACIINLGIAHSWNLVPRIITFYTTSGLVDDAHVIAETSNILHPLPWNLLISSYVKKRQNEEAFSAYRQMVNRGIRPDDFTYPSVLKACGEQLNLAFGRDIHNSIDASLLEHNLFVQNALVSMYAKCGEVDVAHDIFERMPVKDAVSWNSMISGYASKGRWSKAFEIFDRMRATDAEFDIITWNTIAGGCLKTGNFVGALKLLSQMRTCGIQLETVATLIGLGACSHTGLLEIGKQIHGLVIRSHLDDFDNVRNALINMYARCKALKQAHLLFQFVDSKTVITWNTIISGFAHWDRSEETSFLFREMLLSGVEPNYITIAGILPLCARVANLQHGKEFHCYLTRREGFEEYLLLWNSLVDMYARSGKVLAARKLFNLMSKKDAVTYTSLIAGYGIQGEGREAIELFNEMIRLHIKPDHVTMVAALSACSHSGLVMQGQKLFEQMQSTYGINPHLQHFSCMVDLFGRAGLLKKAKEIIIKMPFEPTPEMWATLLGACRIHRNTEIGEWAAEKLLELRPDKPGYYVLIANMYADAGRWNKLAKVRTVMRDFGVRKSPGCAWVDTGSGFSPFLVSDTSSGQTNEIYCLLGGLNRLMKDTGHLTTEDSSSEEELCEGLLL from the coding sequence TTCCCAAATTCAGAAGTTCATACCTAAAAAGTGGACAAGTGTAAGAGAATCAAACACCCGAAAAAACTGTGGCCAAACCTTGCTGTGTAGCTCACATGAATGTATTTCAGGGCCTTGTAAAGGAAGTAATGAATCAATGGTGGATTGCTTACTGACAACCTTGAAGGACTTTGCAGGCCAAGGCCACATATGCAAAGCCTTTAGAACCTTTTCTCTAATACGGACTCATGTCTCTTCTCAAACCCCTTGTGATCTTGTTATACAGTCATTATCATCTCTTTTATTATGTTGTACTAATAGCAAGTCACTCTCTGAAGGGAAACAAATTCATGCATGCATTATTAATTTGGGCATTGCACATAGTTGGAATTTGGTGCCGAGGATAATCACCTTTTATACGACCTCTGGTTTAGTTGATGATGCTCATGTAATTGCTGAAACTTCAAATATCTTGCACCCGCTTCCTTggaatctccttatttcttctTATGTTAAAAAGCGGCAAAATGAGGAGGCATTCTCTGCCTATAGGCAGATGGTGAATAGAGGTATAAGACCTGATGATTTCACTTATCCGTCTGTTCTTAAGGCCTGTGGTGAACAACTAAATCTTGCTTTTGGCCGTGATATTCACAACTCTATAGATGCTAGTTTACTAGAGCATAACTTGTTTGTCCAGAATGCTTTAGTTTCTATGTATGCAAAGTGTGGGGAAGTGGATGTTGCACATGATATATTTGAAAGGATGCCAGTTAAGGATGCAGTTTCTTGGAATTCGATGATCTCTGGTTATGCTTCCAAAGGTAGGTGGAGTAAagcttttgagatttttgatagAATGAGGGCTACTGATGCTGAATTCGATATTATTACTTGGAACACCATAGCTGGAGGTTGCTTGAAGACAGGTAACTTTGTTGGGGCTCTTAAATTGTTATCTCAAATGAGAACTTGTGGAATTCAGCTAGAAACTGTGGCAACACTTATTGGCTTGGGTGCATGTTCCCACACTGGTTTGTTAGAAATTGGAAAACAGATTCATGGCTTAGTGATCCGAAGTCACCTTGATGATTTTGATAATGTAAGAAATGCTTTAATCAATATGTATGCCAGATGCAAGGCACTCAAGCAGGCACATCTTTTGTTTCAGTTTGTTGACTCTAAGACTGTAATTACTTGGAATACAATCATATCTGGCTTTGCACATTGGGACAGGTCTGAGGAAACTTCCTTTCTTTTCCGAGAAATGCTGCTTTCTGGTGTTGAGCCGAATTATATCACTATAGCAGGCATTCTTCCCCTGTGTGCTAGGGTGGCAAATTTACAACATGGTAAAGAATTTCACTGCTATCTTACAAGACGTGAAGGGTTTGAGGAATATTTGCTCTTGTGGAATTCTCTTGTGGATATGTATGCAAGATCTGGAAAGGTATTAGCAGCcagaaaattatttaatttgatgagcAAGAAAGATGCAGTTACCTACACTTCGCTGATAGCAGGATATGGTATTCAAGGTGAAGGAAGAGAAGCAATTGAActatttaatgaaatgataagGCTCCACATAAAACCAGACCATGTGACCATGGTTGCTGCTTTGTCAGCCTGTAGTCATTCAGGCCTTGTGATGCAGGGCCAGAAACTATTTGAACAGATGCAAAGTACTTATGGTATAAATCCTCATTTGCAACACTTCTCTTGCATGGttgacctctttggtagggctGGTCTACTTAAAAAAGCAAAGGAAATCATTATAAAGATGCCTTTTGAGCCGACACCTGAAATGTGGGCAACTCTCCTTGGAGCATGTAGGATTCATAGGAATACTGAGATAGGAGAGTGGGCAGCCGAGAAACTGCTGGAGCTGAGGCCTGATAAGCCTGGATACTATGTGTTGATTGCTAATATGTATGCAGATGCTGGGCGTTGGAACAAACTGGCAAAAGTGAGGACCGTCATGCGAGATTTTGGTGTAAGAAAGTCTCCAGGATGTGCTTGGGTTGATACTGGTTCTGGCTTTTCCCCCTTTTTGGTTTCAGATACCTCCAGTGGCCAAACAAATGAAATTTACTGTCTACTGGGAGGACTGAATAGGTTAATGAAAGACACTGGTCATTTGACTACAGAGGATTCGTCTTCCGAAGAAGAACTTTGTGAAGGACTTCTTTTGTAG